In Bacillus sp. FJAT-45350, the genomic window TGAAGCCTTTGTTAGATTATTTAATTACATCGAAAACAAGATTAAAATTAATGTTGAAGTTCTTCCTAAACCCGAATACAAGTGCATATTTACGTGGGTTAGCAGAGGAATTTGGTGAATCGACTAATGCGGTCCGGGTTGAATTAAATCGCTTTGCAGAGGCTGGTTTACTTAATTCATCAGAAGAGGGACGAAAGAAAATCTATAAAGCAAACAAGAGTCATAAGCTATTTAAAGACCTGCATACCATTGTTCAGAAATTTATTGGTATTGACCAGTTAGTTGAACAAGTGGTTAATAAGCTTGGAAATGTAAAGGTAGCATACATTACAGGAGATTATGCCAGAGGGATAGATTCAGGAACAATTGACCTAGTAATAATTGGAGAGGTCGATAGTAACTATTTAAAGAATCTAGTTGAGAAAACAGAAAGAATGATAGAAAGAAAAGTTGATGTCAAAGTGTTGGCTAAAGGTTGTCTAAATGAGGATATTGACAGCGATGATATTTTAGTAGTATGGGGACAACTTAGTTAAATCAATAAAAAAGGTGATGCCATCTTACCTATATCAACGGTGGCACTCGGTCATGCTGTGGATTCCCTTAAAAGGATTCTTAGACACAAAGTTGTCGGTGGTATGGTGTGAGGTGAGGTTAAATGCCTCATAAATTTAAAAGCTTAAACTGTGGATTCTATAAAAAGAGAAAGTGGAGTTTAAACTTTTAGAAGATTCTTAGTTGGAAAGATGGAAAGGGGTAAGTTGGAAGTGAAGATTCAAACCCAAAGAAACTTAGCTAATACGCTAATAATTAAGAACAGTAATCAAAGGTGAAAGACTATGATTAAGATATAAAATAAAGAACACTGTTCCAACTCTACCAACTTACCAACTCATTCACCTATAAAAGGAGTATTCCTATGTATAACGATACAAGTAAATTAATCGTCTACCAAAAAGCACATACACTGGTCCTAGAGGTTTATGCTATAACCAAACTCTTCCCGAAAGAAGAACAATACGGCCTAACTTCCCAAATCCGAAGAGCCGCCGTATCCATCCCCAGCAACATCGTCGAGGGCAAAGCCAGAGGTTCAGCTAAAGAATATAGAAGATTTCTATTAATGGCTAGAGGCTCACTAGAAGAAGTCAAATATCAACTATTACTAGCAAGAGACTTAGAGTATATAGATACAAAGACGTATACAGAAGTGTTGAACCTAGCACAAGAAGTCGGAAGAATACTAAATGGAGTATTAGTAGCGGTGGAGAAGGGATAGATTGAAAGTTGGAAGAGGTGGAAAGGAAAGGGCAAAATCCTTTTCCAACTGTCTCCTTACCAATTTTCCTACTAATAATTAATCAAGACCACAAGCTCCATTAAAGGAGAAAGCAGTATTAAGAGAATAAGGGAAACCCAACCTCTTCCAACTGTCCCCTTACCAACTTTCCAACTATTAACGAAAGGATTTGTTTAATCAATGAAAAAAGTCCGTAAAGCCATAATACCTGCTGCAGGGTTAGGTACAAGATTCCTCCCTGCAACAAAGGCGATGCCAAAAGAAATGTTACCGATTGTTGATAAGCCGACAATTCAATATATAGTGGAAGAAGCAGTTATGTCAGGGATTGAGGATATTATTATTGTTACAGGTAAAGGGAAACGTGCAATAGAAGATCATTTTGACTATGCATTTGAACTAGAACAAAATTTAATGGAAAAAGGAAAGGTTGAACTTCTTCGTGAGGTTCGTAAATCTTCTAATATGGTTGATATTCACTACATTCGCCAAAAAGAGCCAAAAGGTCTAGGTCATGCGGTATGGTGTGCACGTAAATTTATTGGCGA contains:
- a CDS encoding transcriptional regulator — its product is MLDYLITSKTRLKLMLKFFLNPNTSAYLRGLAEEFGESTNAVRVELNRFAEAGLLNSSEEGRKKIYKANKSHKLFKDLHTIVQKFIGIDQLVEQVVNKLGNVKVAYITGDYARGIDSGTIDLVIIGEVDSNYLKNLVEKTERMIERKVDVKVLAKGCLNEDIDSDDILVVWGQLS
- a CDS encoding four helix bundle protein; protein product: MYNDTSKLIVYQKAHTLVLEVYAITKLFPKEEQYGLTSQIRRAAVSIPSNIVEGKARGSAKEYRRFLLMARGSLEEVKYQLLLARDLEYIDTKTYTEVLNLAQEVGRILNGVLVAVEKG